The sequence below is a genomic window from Candidatus Paceibacter sp..
CAGGTGTGGTCCTGTCGCATAGCCGGTGTCTCCACTATATCCCACAAGCTGACCAACATCAACTTGCTGGCCTTTGGACACCTTTATAAGCGACAAATGCGCGTATAAGGTGGACAAATTATTGTCGTGCCTAATGAGTACCCATTTGCCGTAAGAGACGCCGTAGCAAGCCTCGTCGGTGTTGCCGACTCCCTCAACCACGCCGCTCCTGGCGGCTTTTAACGGCGTGCCGATGGCGGCGGCGAAGTCAACCCCGTTATGCCCGCCTCCGTTATAAAGGCTGGCGTTGGCCAGAGCGAATTCGGTGTTGCCGAAGTACTGCGTTATCCTGATCTTGTCCAGTGGCCACTTGAGCACGCCGCTGCCGGCTGGCGGTAAGGCGTTCTTATCAATAGCCAGTTTAATCTGGTCTTCCAGCTCCCTTATTTCTTCCTCAAAAGCCTTTTGCTTGGCCAGACGGTCGGCCAGAAGCTTTTTGTAATTAGTTTCCTTGTTCTTGGTTTCTTTAAGAACCTTGTCCGTGTTGCTTTGGTTTATCTCCACCAGTTTTTTCTGGTCCTGGTACTGCCCTTTCAGCCTTTCCATGTTTTTCTTTTGGCTTTCTTCTTCTTTTTTTTGCGATTCCAGGCCTTGCTTCAGATTTTTGAGCCGTTCCAAGCTGTCGTTTATTTCTCTTTTAAAATCGTTCAGCCGTTGGAGGTTGCCGAAAAAGTCGGAAAAATTGTCTTCCGCGAGCGTTATTTCCATAATAGTGGCCGACTCGCTCTCGTTCATCGTTCTTATAAACTCCCCCAGCGATTCTTTTTTGCCCGCGATGTCTTCTTCTTTGGAATTTATTTCAAATCCCAGTTTTTCTATGTTCAGCTCCGCCGCTTTGATTTGCTTCTGCGTCAGGCTGATGTCGGCGACCAGTTTCTTCTTAGCTTTTTCCAGGCTGTTTATTTTTTCTTTAAGACTGGCGGCCTCTTTGGCGTTGCTTTGCAAATCTTTCTGTATTTGTTCTATTTCTTTCTGGATTTTTTCTATTTCGGAACTGTTGTCTTTAATCTTTTGGCGCAATTCGTCCACGAGGGCGGCCTCGGCGGTAAAATTATAAAAAGAAAAAGAGGCCGAAACAAAAACGGCGAGGAAAACGGCGAGGATTTTGTTAAATTTTTTCGGCGGCATTTTTGAGCCTGTCCAGAGTTTCTTTTTTGCCCAATATGGAAGCGACGGCAAACGGGTCGGGCGATTTTTCCAGGCCCGTCAAAGCGACCCTGAAAGGCCAGAGCACGCTCCCCCTTCCCTCTTGCTCCGCGAAATTCCAGACGGCCTCCTTTATTTTATCCGCTTCAAAATTATTTTCATCCACAGCGCTCAATGATTTGACAACTTCTTCTAAATGTTTTTTAGTATTAGCTAGATCCGGCTCTTTGCGCCACAACAAAAGGTCTTTTTCATAAACCGGCTTATTAAAAAAGTACCCAATCCCCCCTTTTATGTCGGACAATTTTTCAATCCGGTCTTTT
It includes:
- a CDS encoding peptidoglycan DD-metalloendopeptidase family protein is translated as MPPKKFNKILAVFLAVFVSASFSFYNFTAEAALVDELRQKIKDNSSEIEKIQKEIEQIQKDLQSNAKEAASLKEKINSLEKAKKKLVADISLTQKQIKAAELNIEKLGFEINSKEEDIAGKKESLGEFIRTMNESESATIMEITLAEDNFSDFFGNLQRLNDFKREINDSLERLKNLKQGLESQKKEEESQKKNMERLKGQYQDQKKLVEINQSNTDKVLKETKNKETNYKKLLADRLAKQKAFEEEIRELEDQIKLAIDKNALPPAGSGVLKWPLDKIRITQYFGNTEFALANASLYNGGGHNGVDFAAAIGTPLKAARSGVVEGVGNTDEACYGVSYGKWVLIRHDNNLSTLYAHLSLIKVSKGQQVDVGQLVGYSGDTGYATGPHLHFGVFATEGIAVQSYKSKVCGTNMILPVKTKKDAYLNPLNYL